A stretch of the Halomonas sp. CH40 genome encodes the following:
- a CDS encoding transporter substrate-binding domain-containing protein, whose product MKSIAQRINHSFIRRFKSVQTQMLATGLSAVVALGAMTTAPSVHADALEEIEARGTIRIAVPQDFPPFGSVGTDLEPRGYDIDMAQYLADEMGVELELIPVTSANRIPYLQTGQADLVISSLGKNPEREAAIDFSDAYAPFFLGVFSADADESIDSPDGLADKTIGVTRGAVEDMELSDIAPDSTTVQRFEDNATTISAFLSGQVDYVATGNVVAAEIAERNSDRAPSLIYQLKDSPCYVGMNKDEPALMAEVNRLIEQALEDGTLNELSQRWFNADLPENFGS is encoded by the coding sequence ATGAAATCGATAGCGCAGCGCATTAATCACTCATTTATCCGCCGCTTCAAGAGCGTACAGACCCAGATGTTAGCGACAGGGCTAAGTGCGGTAGTCGCCCTCGGGGCGATGACGACCGCTCCAAGTGTTCACGCAGATGCTCTGGAAGAGATTGAAGCACGAGGCACTATTCGTATTGCTGTACCACAAGACTTTCCGCCTTTTGGTTCAGTCGGTACTGATCTGGAACCTCGCGGCTATGATATTGATATGGCTCAGTACCTTGCCGACGAAATGGGCGTTGAGTTAGAGCTGATCCCGGTTACCAGTGCTAACCGTATCCCCTATTTACAGACAGGCCAGGCGGATTTGGTAATCTCAAGCCTGGGCAAGAACCCTGAACGTGAAGCCGCTATTGATTTCTCTGATGCTTATGCACCGTTTTTCCTGGGCGTTTTCAGCGCCGATGCGGATGAAAGTATCGATAGCCCGGATGGCTTGGCTGATAAAACCATCGGGGTAACGCGTGGTGCCGTAGAAGACATGGAGCTTTCTGACATTGCGCCAGACTCGACGACAGTACAGCGCTTTGAAGACAACGCCACCACTATCTCAGCATTTCTTTCCGGACAGGTCGATTACGTGGCGACTGGTAACGTGGTAGCCGCTGAGATTGCTGAACGTAATAGTGATCGTGCGCCTTCGCTGATATACCAGCTAAAGGATTCACCCTGCTATGTGGGCATGAACAAAGATGAGCCAGCCCTGATGGCTGAAGTGAATCGCCTGATTGAGCAAGCCCTTGAGGATGGCACCCTGAATGAGCTGTCTCAGCGCTGGTTTAACGCTGATTTGCCAGAAAACTTTGGTAGCTGA
- a CDS encoding MurR/RpiR family transcriptional regulator codes for MTPHIGERITAKFGTLSAQEQRVASFILDHFDDLAVFSAADLARLTGVSKSTVSRLFKRLGFDSYRTVKDHARQLRNLGVPLVIDPDAMQEDAVGSFQRHLSREKENLQRGFNSMSADNLADLVQHIGNARQVLVIGFRNSYPLALHLRQQLIQVRSQVRLIPQSNQSIAEEIVDLGEQDLVVLFGFRRRPAAFPTLVNALERSPAKIALVADPTAVNFTAQVNWFVDIPLESLSAFDSYATANSLICLLANSVLHWHLSQGRERISAISDIYADLSELETSSMDVDWNAE; via the coding sequence ATGACGCCGCATATTGGAGAGCGAATTACCGCTAAGTTTGGGACTCTCAGTGCTCAAGAACAGCGAGTAGCGAGCTTTATACTCGATCACTTTGACGACCTTGCGGTATTCAGCGCGGCGGATCTGGCGCGTTTAACCGGAGTGTCCAAATCGACGGTCAGCCGTCTTTTCAAACGCCTGGGTTTTGATAGCTATCGTACAGTCAAAGACCATGCCCGCCAGCTTCGAAACCTGGGTGTGCCATTAGTCATTGATCCTGATGCCATGCAAGAAGACGCTGTGGGTTCGTTTCAGCGACATCTGTCACGTGAAAAGGAAAACCTGCAACGTGGCTTTAACAGCATGTCTGCCGATAATCTTGCTGACCTCGTGCAACATATTGGTAACGCGCGACAGGTACTGGTGATCGGGTTTCGCAACAGCTACCCATTGGCGTTGCACTTGCGCCAGCAGTTGATACAGGTGCGTTCCCAGGTTCGGTTGATTCCTCAATCCAATCAGTCAATCGCTGAAGAAATAGTGGATCTTGGTGAACAGGATCTGGTTGTACTGTTTGGGTTTCGCCGACGGCCAGCGGCGTTTCCAACGCTGGTAAATGCCCTAGAGCGCTCGCCTGCCAAAATAGCCTTGGTGGCCGATCCGACAGCGGTTAACTTTACTGCCCAAGTAAATTGGTTTGTGGATATACCACTGGAAAGCCTCTCGGCATTTGATAGCTACGCAACGGCCAACAGTCTGATCTGCCTGCTTGCCAACAGCGTGCTGCACTGGCATTTGTCACAAGGCAGAGAGCGGATTAGCGCAATCAGTGATATTTATGCCGATCTCAGTGAACTAGAAACCTCCTCAATGGATGTTGATTGGAACGCTGAGTAG
- a CDS encoding DUF2157 domain-containing protein, which yields MKITRKQLSQAVDEQIISREQADALYRFLQAQPDEVPRFTFSHLLYYLGGLIAIAAMSVFMTLGWEAFGGAGIFLISIAYAAIALIITHRLAARKLVIPAGICAAFVVCMTPLAIYGLQHWMGVWPDDSVYQDYHRVVKWHWLYMELATLAVGSVMLWKYRYPFLVMPIAVTLWYMTMDVAVLVSGEDITLLTRGLISLYGGLLMIGLALWVDIRSRHHADYAYWLYLFGVVAFWLGLSIQESDSELSKFLYFCINLAMVGVGAVLLRRVFVLFGALGICGYLGYLAFHVFQDSWLFPIALSAIGLGIIYVGIQWQKHEQAITHKLRALLPAVIREWLSSRPEINR from the coding sequence ATGAAGATCACAAGGAAGCAATTGAGCCAGGCGGTGGATGAGCAGATTATCTCCCGCGAGCAGGCGGATGCGCTTTACAGATTTTTGCAGGCGCAGCCTGACGAGGTGCCACGTTTTACCTTTAGTCATCTGCTTTATTATCTGGGCGGGCTGATAGCGATAGCGGCGATGAGTGTCTTTATGACCCTGGGCTGGGAGGCCTTTGGGGGCGCCGGTATCTTTTTGATTTCGATCGCCTATGCCGCCATCGCTTTGATCATTACACATAGGCTCGCGGCCAGAAAGCTTGTGATTCCCGCCGGGATTTGTGCGGCTTTTGTTGTCTGCATGACGCCATTGGCCATCTATGGTCTGCAGCATTGGATGGGGGTCTGGCCGGATGACAGTGTCTATCAGGATTATCACCGTGTCGTAAAATGGCACTGGTTATATATGGAACTCGCAACGCTGGCCGTTGGCAGCGTCATGCTGTGGAAATACAGATACCCCTTTCTGGTGATGCCGATTGCTGTCACGCTTTGGTATATGACCATGGACGTTGCAGTGCTGGTATCAGGCGAAGATATCACGCTGCTAACGAGAGGGCTGATTTCACTGTACGGTGGATTGTTGATGATAGGCTTGGCGTTGTGGGTGGATATCAGATCCCGTCACCACGCTGACTACGCCTATTGGCTGTATCTCTTTGGCGTGGTGGCCTTCTGGTTGGGGCTATCGATTCAGGAATCGGATAGCGAGCTGTCAAAGTTTCTGTATTTCTGTATCAATCTGGCCATGGTAGGCGTGGGGGCGGTGTTACTGCGCAGGGTCTTTGTGCTCTTTGGTGCCCTGGGCATCTGCGGTTACCTGGGCTATCTGGCCTTCCATGTATTTCAGGATAGCTGGCTGTTCCCGATAGCGCTGTCCGCCATCGGTCTGGGCATTATCTATGTGGGCATCCAGTGGCAAAAACACGAGCAGGCGATTACTCATAAGTTGCGTGCCTTGCTACCTGCCGTCATACGGGAATGGCTTTCGTCCAGGCCCGAGATAAACAGGTAA
- a CDS encoding DUF4276 family protein produces the protein MIRLGISVEGATEREFVTRVLAPVLAQNQVFAYPIDMHGRVSLERVEKEVSKLLAMFDHVTTFYDFYGFHKRPEGNVDVLEAAINDLMPADKRHRFTPYVQQYEFEALVLAVPDRAEIIIGVNGLGEQFREIVAQSGGAELVNDGYKTCPSRRIKAIAPLYDKKFHGPVALEGGLQEARAACPRFDAWLNYILQLKVNQNSR, from the coding sequence ATGATTCGATTGGGCATTAGCGTTGAAGGGGCAACGGAACGTGAGTTTGTGACGCGCGTGTTGGCACCGGTGCTTGCTCAAAACCAAGTATTCGCCTACCCCATTGATATGCATGGGCGTGTTTCGCTGGAGCGTGTAGAAAAAGAGGTCAGCAAGCTGCTCGCGATGTTTGACCATGTGACCACGTTCTATGATTTTTATGGGTTTCACAAACGGCCTGAAGGAAATGTAGACGTGCTAGAGGCAGCTATTAACGATCTTATGCCTGCCGATAAGCGCCATCGATTTACCCCTTATGTTCAGCAGTACGAATTTGAAGCACTGGTGTTAGCTGTACCTGACCGCGCAGAAATTATCATTGGCGTTAATGGTCTAGGCGAGCAGTTTCGCGAAATAGTTGCGCAAAGCGGCGGTGCTGAACTGGTCAACGATGGTTATAAAACCTGTCCGTCTCGCCGCATCAAGGCTATTGCCCCTTTATATGATAAGAAATTTCATGGTCCAGTGGCATTAGAAGGCGGTTTGCAGGAGGCAAGAGCGGCTTGCCCTCGCTTCGATGCTTGGCTGAACTATATTTTGCAGTTGAAAGTGAACCAAAATTCGCGATGA
- a CDS encoding AAA family ATPase, whose amino-acid sequence MAKLGYLTHLKIKGFRSIESTSLELKPLNVLIGPNGAGKSNFINFFRFMNKLLQKDLQLYVAEQGGADALLHFGRKQTPALSTYLRFDPNSYGATLIPTQDGRLVFKEEFCEFFADSIGFSGGDKKKALSKPGADESALPAPQGMNIEGNVAKHISDWKVYHFHDTSSSAPMKQAGELLDSERLREQGENLAAFLYDIQAHSPETYKRIVSTIQRVAPFFHDFILAPERHNDSKIRLRWKHKGSDAYFDAHALSDGTLRFICMATLLLQPILPSLILLDEPELGLHPYAIQLLGSMLRLVSQSTQIIISTQSVSLANEFSADDVVVVEHQENRSTFRRLDTDSLEAWLDDYRLGELWEKNLLGGTPA is encoded by the coding sequence ATGGCTAAGCTTGGCTACCTCACGCACCTAAAAATAAAGGGTTTTCGCTCTATCGAGTCGACCTCGCTAGAACTTAAGCCACTAAACGTACTGATAGGCCCGAATGGTGCGGGGAAGTCGAACTTCATCAATTTTTTCCGCTTTATGAACAAGTTGCTGCAGAAAGATCTACAGCTATATGTGGCAGAGCAGGGTGGAGCAGATGCGCTGCTACATTTCGGGCGTAAGCAGACGCCTGCTCTGTCGACGTATTTACGTTTTGACCCCAATAGCTACGGGGCAACCTTGATCCCAACGCAAGACGGACGCCTAGTCTTTAAAGAAGAGTTTTGTGAGTTTTTTGCCGATTCCATAGGCTTTTCAGGTGGCGACAAAAAAAAGGCGCTCTCCAAGCCTGGTGCTGACGAATCAGCGTTGCCAGCACCGCAAGGTATGAACATTGAAGGTAATGTTGCTAAGCACATTTCTGACTGGAAGGTGTATCACTTCCATGACACTAGCAGTAGCGCGCCAATGAAGCAGGCGGGAGAGCTGTTAGATAGCGAGCGTTTGCGTGAGCAGGGTGAAAATCTAGCGGCTTTTCTTTATGACATCCAGGCGCATAGCCCGGAGACCTATAAGCGGATCGTGTCCACTATCCAGCGAGTCGCGCCTTTTTTTCACGATTTCATACTGGCACCTGAACGGCATAATGACAGTAAAATTCGACTGCGTTGGAAACATAAAGGCAGTGATGCCTATTTTGACGCCCATGCGCTTTCCGATGGAACCCTGCGATTTATCTGCATGGCTACCTTGCTATTACAGCCCATCCTCCCTTCGCTGATATTACTTGATGAGCCTGAATTAGGGCTGCATCCCTATGCCATTCAACTATTAGGTTCCATGCTGCGTCTGGTTAGCCAATCTACCCAGATCATTATTTCTACTCAGTCAGTATCGCTAGCCAATGAGTTCAGCGCTGACGATGTAGTTGTTGTCGAGCACCAAGAGAACCGTTCTACTTTCAGGCGCTTGGATACGGATTCGCTGGAAGCATGGTTAGATGATTATCGCCTAGGGGAACTCTGGGAGAAAAATTTGCTGGGAGGAACGCCAGCATGA
- a CDS encoding DEAD/DEAH box helicase family protein: MANSKEAQFQQDIIDAMAAGGWRVGTASGYDRATALYTEDLLGYVQDAWPERWDKFCKANPQASEQVFVQKVVRELERAGTLDVLRHGFKVPGVAFDLCSFKPDHAMNPDALARYQANRLRVVPEVSYSPHAREKGKSGESYNPRLDLVLFVNGIPTATLELKSEFKQSVENAKRQYRNDRPLKDPVTRKVEPLLAFKRGALVHFAVSQAEVAMATQLAGKNTFFLPFNQGTPGGGAGNPAPQDENHYATAYLWERVFATDAWLKILGRFLHLEQTTSEDFHGRRKTKETLIFPRYHQWEVVNQLVDTTQDEEGGQRYLVQHSAGSGKSNSIAWLAHQLANLYDESGQHKRFNSVIVVTDRIVLDTQLQNTIYQFEHAHGVVCPITREVGNQSKSEQLAEALASNTRIIIVTIQTFPALFDALDKRPTLAEGRYAVIADEAHSSQTGSSATKLKALLAAGGEAADDDEEISAEMMLDAAVASRRPNQRINYYAFTATPKAKTLELFGRVPDPSLPASADNAPEPFHLYSMRQAIEEGFILDVLRNYVTYSTAWKLAHSEEDDPEVDAKKAARTLAKWVRLHPYNIAQRVEVIVEHFRANVRHLLDGQAKAMVVTASRQEAVRYQLAMRQYVEDKGYQDVHPLVAFSGSVPADEVIPEEVTETSQLLNPDVRGRDLAKALDTDDFNVMIAANKYQTGFDQPKLCAMYVDKKLQGVDCVQTLSRLNRLFPGKQTFILDFYNEAQEILDAFAPYYRKAELADVSDPQVVYDLKRTLDASGIYHWPEVEAFATAFFDPKAPASRLSYHCQPAQERFKKRYEVIVEQQATWKDARRQAEQQGDDKGIKRAEQELEDAGKTRDELDLFRKNLQSFVRTYEFLSQIIAFDDTELEQLCVYAKHLYPLLRIDRLLVDDPIDVSELELDSYRLTKRAEQRLSLEEEDGDYGLQPISEVGSGKPHDPETQRLNEIIERLNDLYGADISDDDKLHFANGIADRIQRDEAVMAQVNNHSEDQVMHGLFPKRVTDAVLDALTDHEKLSMPLLENAETGRQFALLILRLLAGRQPDNRF, translated from the coding sequence ATGGCCAACAGCAAGGAAGCGCAGTTCCAGCAGGATATCATCGACGCCATGGCCGCCGGTGGTTGGCGGGTGGGTACGGCCAGCGGTTATGACCGCGCCACGGCGCTGTATACCGAAGACTTGCTGGGCTACGTGCAGGACGCCTGGCCCGAGCGCTGGGACAAGTTCTGCAAGGCCAATCCGCAAGCGTCTGAGCAGGTGTTTGTGCAGAAGGTGGTGCGTGAGCTGGAGCGGGCGGGCACGCTGGATGTGCTGCGTCACGGCTTCAAGGTGCCGGGGGTGGCCTTTGATCTGTGCAGCTTCAAGCCTGACCATGCCATGAACCCGGACGCGCTTGCCCGCTACCAGGCCAACCGCCTGCGAGTGGTGCCGGAAGTCTCCTACTCGCCCCATGCCCGCGAAAAGGGCAAAAGCGGCGAAAGTTATAATCCCCGTCTGGATCTGGTGCTGTTCGTCAACGGCATTCCGACCGCCACTCTGGAGCTGAAAAGTGAGTTCAAGCAGTCGGTGGAAAACGCCAAGCGCCAGTACCGCAACGATCGCCCCCTGAAAGACCCGGTGACACGCAAGGTCGAGCCGCTGCTGGCGTTCAAGCGCGGCGCCCTGGTGCATTTTGCCGTCAGCCAGGCCGAGGTGGCCATGGCCACTCAGCTTGCGGGTAAGAACACCTTTTTTCTGCCCTTTAACCAGGGCACCCCAGGCGGCGGGGCCGGTAACCCCGCTCCTCAAGATGAGAACCACTACGCCACCGCCTACTTGTGGGAACGGGTCTTCGCCACGGATGCCTGGCTGAAAATACTCGGGCGCTTTCTGCATCTGGAACAGACAACCAGTGAAGACTTCCACGGGAGGCGCAAGACCAAGGAAACCCTGATCTTCCCGCGTTACCATCAGTGGGAAGTGGTCAACCAGTTGGTTGATACCACCCAGGACGAGGAGGGCGGCCAGCGCTACCTGGTGCAGCACAGCGCCGGTTCGGGAAAATCCAACTCCATCGCCTGGCTGGCTCATCAACTCGCCAACCTCTACGACGAAAGCGGCCAGCACAAGCGCTTCAATTCAGTGATTGTGGTCACCGACCGTATCGTGCTGGATACCCAGCTGCAGAACACCATCTATCAGTTTGAGCACGCCCACGGGGTGGTCTGCCCGATCACCCGCGAAGTAGGCAACCAGAGCAAGTCCGAACAGCTGGCCGAGGCGCTGGCGAGTAACACCCGCATTATCATCGTCACCATCCAGACCTTTCCGGCGCTGTTTGATGCGCTGGATAAAAGGCCTACGCTGGCCGAAGGGCGCTACGCGGTGATTGCCGATGAAGCGCATTCCTCGCAAACTGGAAGCTCCGCCACCAAGCTGAAAGCCCTGCTGGCGGCTGGAGGGGAAGCGGCTGACGACGATGAAGAGATCAGCGCCGAGATGATGCTGGACGCCGCCGTTGCCTCACGCCGCCCCAACCAGCGCATCAACTATTACGCCTTTACCGCCACGCCCAAGGCGAAAACGCTGGAGCTATTTGGCCGAGTGCCCGACCCCAGCCTGCCCGCCAGCGCTGATAACGCGCCAGAGCCGTTTCACCTTTATTCCATGCGCCAAGCCATTGAGGAAGGCTTTATTCTCGATGTGCTGCGTAACTACGTCACCTACAGCACTGCCTGGAAGCTGGCCCACAGCGAGGAAGACGACCCTGAGGTAGATGCCAAAAAAGCGGCGCGTACCCTGGCCAAGTGGGTGCGTTTACACCCGTACAATATCGCCCAGCGGGTTGAGGTGATTGTTGAGCATTTTCGCGCCAATGTGCGCCACCTGCTGGATGGCCAAGCCAAGGCCATGGTGGTCACCGCCAGCCGCCAGGAAGCGGTGCGCTATCAGTTGGCCATGCGCCAGTATGTGGAAGACAAGGGTTACCAGGACGTTCACCCCCTGGTGGCATTTTCCGGCAGCGTCCCAGCCGATGAGGTGATTCCCGAAGAGGTCACCGAGACCAGCCAACTGCTTAACCCCGACGTGCGGGGGCGGGATCTGGCCAAGGCGCTGGATACTGACGATTTCAATGTGATGATCGCCGCCAACAAGTATCAGACCGGCTTTGATCAGCCCAAGCTATGCGCCATGTACGTGGATAAAAAGCTCCAGGGCGTGGACTGTGTGCAGACCCTTTCACGGCTGAACCGCCTGTTCCCCGGCAAGCAGACCTTTATCCTCGATTTCTACAACGAAGCGCAGGAAATTCTGGACGCCTTCGCCCCGTATTACCGCAAAGCGGAGCTGGCGGATGTCTCCGATCCCCAGGTGGTGTATGACCTCAAGCGCACCCTGGATGCCAGTGGCATCTATCACTGGCCGGAAGTCGAGGCCTTTGCGACGGCTTTCTTCGACCCCAAGGCACCGGCCTCGCGGCTGAGCTACCACTGTCAGCCTGCCCAGGAGCGCTTTAAAAAGCGTTACGAGGTCATCGTCGAGCAGCAGGCTACCTGGAAAGACGCTCGCCGTCAGGCTGAGCAGCAGGGCGATGATAAAGGCATCAAACGCGCCGAGCAGGAGTTGGAAGATGCTGGCAAGACCCGCGATGAGCTCGATCTGTTCCGCAAGAACCTGCAGAGCTTTGTGCGTACCTATGAATTCCTGAGCCAGATCATCGCCTTTGACGATACCGAGCTGGAGCAGCTGTGCGTCTACGCCAAGCACCTCTACCCCTTGCTGCGAATCGACCGGCTGCTGGTGGATGACCCCATCGACGTCAGCGAGCTTGAGCTGGACAGCTACCGGCTGACCAAGCGCGCCGAACAGCGCCTGTCACTGGAAGAAGAGGACGGCGACTACGGCCTACAACCGATTTCTGAGGTTGGCTCCGGCAAACCCCATGACCCGGAAACCCAGCGCCTCAACGAGATCATCGAGCGTCTGAACGATCTTTACGGCGCCGATATCAGCGACGATGACAAGCTGCACTTCGCCAACGGCATTGCCGACCGCATCCAGCGGGATGAGGCCGTGATGGCTCAGGTCAATAACCACAGCGAGGATCAGGTCATGCACGGCCTCTTCCCCAAGCGCGTGACCGATGCCGTGCTGGATGCCCTCACCGACCACGAAAAACTCAGCATGCCGCTGCTGGAAAACGCAGAAACGGGGCGGCAGTTTGCCTTGCTGATACTCAGGCTGCTGGCGGGGCGGCAGCCAGATAACCGCTTCTAG
- a CDS encoding GIY-YIG nuclease family protein, whose product MMQGRSIRLFLVDGTPNGLLTAEIMNWTGHVLTGPRTKLTELVQRPECGRTGIYFLVGPDLEGSPRPQVYIGESDDVGTRLKQHNRPEDKGGKDFWEKVCLVTSKDQNLTKAHVKYLESLLILNANQAGRCKLINGTAHEYSNLPESDRADMAFFIEQIRTFLPVLGLDFLRNATTRASQPSPSTANPSSVTAGNVADAAESPPLRMDIKKHAIVAFAQVIDGDFVVFEGSLAREEWIDLKHSYRHLYKQLCDEGVLMDDGNGFKRFTRDYAFSSPGPAAAMVAGRAANGRFDWKVESTGQAYGEWQDQQVSAAAEKQ is encoded by the coding sequence ATGATGCAGGGGCGCAGTATTCGATTGTTTCTGGTAGATGGCACGCCCAACGGCTTGCTCACCGCCGAGATCATGAACTGGACCGGCCACGTACTCACTGGCCCGCGTACAAAGCTGACGGAACTGGTGCAGCGCCCCGAGTGCGGCCGCACCGGTATCTATTTTCTGGTGGGGCCTGATCTGGAAGGCAGCCCACGCCCGCAGGTGTATATCGGCGAGAGCGATGACGTGGGCACCCGCCTGAAACAGCACAACCGGCCAGAAGATAAAGGCGGCAAGGACTTCTGGGAGAAGGTCTGCCTGGTCACCAGCAAGGATCAAAACCTCACCAAGGCCCACGTCAAATACCTGGAAAGCCTGCTGATCCTGAATGCCAATCAGGCGGGACGCTGCAAGCTCATCAACGGCACCGCTCACGAATATAGTAACCTGCCAGAGTCTGATCGCGCTGACATGGCATTCTTCATAGAGCAAATCCGCACCTTTTTGCCGGTGCTAGGGTTGGACTTTCTACGCAACGCCACAACACGTGCATCACAACCCTCACCAAGCACTGCCAACCCAAGTTCGGTAACAGCCGGTAACGTCGCCGACGCGGCGGAATCGCCACCTTTACGTATGGACATAAAAAAGCACGCCATTGTTGCCTTTGCACAGGTCATTGACGGAGACTTTGTCGTGTTTGAAGGGTCGTTGGCTCGTGAAGAGTGGATAGATCTGAAGCATAGCTACCGCCACCTCTATAAGCAGTTATGTGATGAAGGTGTGCTGATGGATGACGGCAATGGCTTTAAACGCTTTACCCGCGATTATGCTTTCAGCAGCCCAGGTCCAGCAGCAGCAATGGTGGCAGGTCGAGCCGCCAATGGCCGTTTTGACTGGAAAGTAGAAAGCACCGGCCAAGCGTATGGTGAATGGCAAGACCAGCAGGTTAGCGCAGCGGCAGAGAAGCAATAG